Below is a genomic region from Pseudomonas extremaustralis.
CAGAGCTGCGTATTCAGATCTGAGGGTGGCTTATGCAGGATGCGGACTCGTTGAAGCCCGGCTTCATGATTATTCACGGCAATCGCTTGGACGATTTACGTGAACTAGCGGTGAGCTGGATGCAGCGCTACCCGTTGGCCCCTCTGGAAAACGAAGTCGTGCTGGTGCACAGCAACGGCATTGCTCAATGGTTGAAGCTGGCGCTGGCTGAAGATCCGGATAACGGTGGCTGTGGTATCGCAGCAGCGTTGGATGTACAACTTCCTGCGCGTTTCCTGTGGCAGGCTTACCGGTCTGCCCTGGGGGCCGAGACAACCCCCGAGTCTTCGCCGCTGGACAAGACTGCACTGAGTTGGCGTCTGATGCGCTTGCTGCCTCAATTGCTCAACAAAACCCATTTCAGCAGCTTGCAGCGTTTCCTTCAGGACGATGACGATCAGCGCAAGCGCCATCAACTATCCGAACGTCTGGCGGACCTGTTTGACCAATATCAGGTCTATCGCGCCGATTGGCTGGAGGACTGGGCGGCCGGTCGTGATCAGCTAAAGCACATCAAAGGCGGTGTGAAACCGCTGGATCCCGACAACCTGTGGCAGGCGGAGCTGTGGCGTGAAGTATTGGCGGATGTAGGCGCGGGCGCTCTTGAGCAGAGCCGTGCCGGTGTTCACAAGCGTTTTGTCGCACGCCTGCGTGAAGCAGGGCAGCCCCCAAATGGTTTACCTCGGCGTGTGGTGGTGTTTGGCATTTCATCTATGCCGGCACAGGTTTTGGAAGCCTTGGCCATACTCTCGCGCTACAGCCAGGTGTTGCTGTGCGTGCACAACCCTTGTCGCCATCACTGGGGCGATATCGTCGCTGACAAAGACTTGTTGGGCCATGCCTATCGCCGTCAGCCAAACAGAAGTGCTTCTATGGTGGCGAGCCAACATGGCCAGCCATTGCTCGCCGCTTGGGGTAAGCAAGGTCGCGACTACATCAATTTGCTCGACCACTATGACGAGCCAGCGAGTTATCAACACCTTTTCGAGGGCCTAAACGGCGGGCGTATCGACCTGTTCAATGACGAGCCACCTTCAAGCCTTCTAGGTCAATTGCAAAGCGACATTCTTGAATTGCGTCCTTTGGCTGAAACTCGCGAAGTGTGGGCCCCGGTCGACGTGGCACAGGATCGCTCCGTGCGCTTTCACGTGGTCCACAGTGCCCAGCGCGAAGTGGAGGTGCTGCACGATCAGTTGCTTGCTCGCTTCAGTACCCATCCTGGGCTAAGCCCGCGCGATGTGATTGTGATGGTGCCGGACATCAATGCGTATGCACCGCATATCGAGGCCGTGTTCGGTCAGGTGCCGCGTCATGATCCTCGTTTTCTGCCATTTACCTTGGCCGACCAGGGGCAGCGTGGCCGCAAGCCGTTGCTGATCGCCCTCGAACACTTGCTCAAGCTGCCCCATAGCCGTTTTGCCGTCAGCGATATTCTCGACCTGCTGGATGTGCCGGCGCTGCGGGCGCGCTTCGGCATCAAGGAAGCGGATGTGCCGATTCTGCAGCGCTGGATTGATGGTGCTGGCGTGCGCTGGGGCCTCGATGCGCAGCAGCGCGAGAGCCTGGACATGCCGGCGGGCCTGGAGCAAAACACCTGGCGCTTTGGGATGCGTCGCATGTTGCTGGGCTACGCTGCCGGCCAGGGGCCTGAGCTGAATGGCATCGAACCGTACGATGAAGTGTCGGGACTGGAAGCCGCATTGGCGGGGCCGCTGTTGACCTTGCTCGACCACCTGGAAGTTGCCCGCGAAGACCTGAAACAGCCAGCCACACCGGTACTCTGGGTTGAGCGTCTGCAATCGCTGCTGAAAGTGTTCTTCCGCCCGGTGGGTGATGGCGAAGAGTTGTTGGTCAACCAACTGCTGAAGTTGCTCGACGACTGGTTGCGCACATGTGAGTCCGCGCAGTTCGACGAACCGCTGCCGTTGTGTGTGATGCATGAAACCTGGCTGGCCGGCATTGAAGAAGGCGGCTTGTCACAACGGTTTCTTGCCGGCGCGGTGAACTTCTGCACGCTGATGCCGATGCGTGCCATTCCATTCAAGGTGGTGTGCCTGCTGGGCATGAACGATGGCGACTACCCGCGCCAACAACCACCCGTTGATTTTGACCTGATGCGCAACGATTACCGTCCGGGCGATCGCTCACGGCGCGAGGATGATCGATACCTGTTGCTTGAGGCGCTGTTATCGGCCCGAGAGCAGCTGTACGTCAGTTGGGTGGGCCGCAATATTCGCGATAACAGCGAGCGCGTGCCTTCGGTGTTGATCGGTCAACTGCGCGATCATCTGGCCAGTGGCTGGCGTTTGGCGCAACCCGATGCGACGCCTGATGCGCTGCTGCATGCATTGACTCAGGAACATCCGCTCCAGCCTTTCAGCCCTGCCTACTTTGCCAATCAGCCCGGGCCCGACGGGTTGTTCACTTACTCCCACGAGTGGCGTGAGGTGCATGACTCACAGGCCGGGCAACCATCGGCCGGTTTGTTGCCTGCGCTCGCTCAGGACACGCCGTTGACCCTGCGCCAACTGGCCGGGTTTGTCCGTGATCCCGTCGGGGCATTCTTCCAGCAACGGCTCAAGGTCAATTTCGATAACGACGAATTGACCAGCCGCGACGACGAAACCTTTCAGCTCGACGGCCTTGAGAACTGGCAACACCAGGACCGGCTCAGCCAGGCGCTCAAGCGTTGGGTTGAAGAAGACTACCGCCCCGAGAACGCGGTGGCCGAGCTTGATCGCCACGTTCAACGTTTGCAGCGCGAAGGCAAGTTGCCGCTGGGCGGCTTCGGAACCTTGAGCGCCTCGGCATTGGCCGAGCCGCTGCCGGACATGCTGGAACGTTACCACGCGCAGCTGCAGGCATGGCCTGAAATCGAAGACGGGCAGACGGCGGCAACGATTGCCGCGTGCGAACCGGCACCGGGATTGAATGACTGGCTGGGCGGCATTCGCCGTAATGCCCAAGGTCAGCGGGCGTACTTGCAACTGGACAGCAAGAAGCTGTGCAACGACGACAGTTGGCGCTGGCACAACCTGGTTCGACCCTGGGTGCGGCATCTGGCGTTGCAGTTAAGCGGTTCGGGCTGCGCCACGATTCTGGTCAGCTTGAACGGCGATGTGCTGTTCCGGAAAATGTCCGTGCAAGAGGCGCAGGCGCAGTTGCAATCGCTGCTCGACGCCTGGGTGGCGGGCATGCGTGAACCGCTGCCGGTTGCCTGTAAAAGTGCATTCGCCTGGCATGAGGAGGTGGGGGGGGACGGCAAAGACAAAGACTCTGCCTTGGACAAGGCCCGTGAAACATTCGAGGGTGGCTACAAGCGTAAGGGAGAAGCAGAGAATTCCTTCGCCTTGCGCCGCGCCTACGCTGACTTCGACCAGTTATGCGCCTCTGGTGATTTCGTCACATGGTCCAAGCGGTTGTATGGCGGACTGTTCAACCATCTTTTTTCCAGCCGCGCAGGGAGCGATCAATGAGCCCGGTAAATCTCAACCCCCTGGACTTTCCATTGCATGGCAGCCGATTGATCGAGGCCAGTGCCGGCACGGGCAAAACCTTCACGATTGCTTTGCTTTATGTGCGCCTGGTGCTGGGGCATGGCGGCGAAAACGCGTTCAAGGCAGCCCTTACTCCGCCGCAAATCCTGGTGGTGACGTTTACGGACGCCGCTACCCAGGAGCTACGCGACCGTATTCGTGCGCGCTTGACCGAAGCGGCGCAGTGCTTTCTGGAACCGGATCGCAAACATGACAAGTTGCTGCAGCGACTGCGTGACGAGTACCCGGCGGAGCAGTGGCCTGACTGCGCTCGTCGCTTGCAATTGGCCGGAGAATGGATGGATGAGGCGGCTGTCTCGACCATCCACGGCTGGTGTTATCGGATGTTGCGTGAGCACGCCTTCGACAGTGGCAGCCTGTTCACCCAGACGCTGGAAACCGACCAGAGCGAGTTGCTGGCCGAGGTGGTCCGGGATTATTGGCGTCGGCGTTTCTATGCGTTGCCTGTGGAGCAGGCACGTGCGATCAGTGATTGTTTCAAAAGCCCCCAGGAGCTGGGGGATGCGCTCGGTTCGTTGCTGACCCGCCGGGACGCGACTTATCAATACAAAGCCCAGCCTCTTGAAGCCCCTGGGTCTTTGCAGGCATTGCTCCAGGAACCGGGTGAGTGGTACGGATCAGTCGGTGAACTGGAGCGTAATGCTCGCCAGCTTTGGCTTGAACATCAGGACGAGCTTGAAGATCTGTTGCGCAGCATGCGTCCTCACATGAGCGGCAACGTCTACCGAAAAATTAAACAGGATGACGTCTTCAACGGTCTTCTGAACAAACTGGCGCAGTGGTCCAAGGGGCAGCCGGCACCGCACAACGTGCACGCCTTCGGTCAGACAGGCATCACACTGAACGGAAACGCCGTGGTGCATGAGCACCCGGCGTTCAAGGCGATCGATCTGTGGGTCGAACAACGCGACGCTAAAGTCGATATCCGCGCTCAACTGTTGCTGCATGCCTTGCATGAGGTGCGCGAGCGCTTTGATGAAGAAAAGCTGCTCCGTGCCGAAATCGGTTTCGACGACCTGCTCAATCGTCTTGACCAGGCCTTGCAAGGCCCGTCCGGCCCGCGTCTGGCCGAGACCATTCGCCAGCAGTATCCGGTGGCCTTGATCGATGAATTCCAGGACACCGATCCGGTTCAATACCGGATCTTCGAAACCATTTACCGTATCCCGGACAACCTGGATGACTGCGGCCTGTTCATGATCGGCGACCCGAAACAGGCTATTTATTCCTTCCGTGGCGCGGATATTTTCACTTATCTGCAGGCGCGAGAGGCCACGGCTGGCCGTCATTACACGCTGGGGACCAACTATCGTTCCACCAGGGCGATGGTCGATGCGGCCAACCACTGCTTCCATTACGCCGAAATCCAGCCTCGGGGCGCGTTTCGATTCGCTACGCAAGACCATGGCAACCCGGTGCCGTTCAACGCCGTGCAGGCCAATGGGCGCGACGATGTGTTGCAGATCAAGGGTACGGATCAACCGGCCTTGACGTTCTGGCAGCTGGAAACCGAGGGCGTGGTCAATAATGCCACCTACCTGCGCAAAGCCGCTGAAGCCTCGGCATCGGCGATTCAGGCCTGGCTTGATCCCGCTGCAACCGAGCGATCCGGTTTGCGCAATGACGAAGGTGAACTCGTTGCCTTGCGGCCCGCCGATATCGCCATTCTGGTACGCAACCGCAAGGAGGCTGAAGCCATTCGCAAAGCCCTGGCGCATCGGCAGCTGGCCAGCGTTTATCTCTCCGATAGGGACTCGGTTTTCGAAAGCGAGGAGGCCAAAGACCTGCTGTATATCCTGCGGGCATGCGCTCAACCGACCAGCGATCGGCTGGTGCGAGCGGCGATGGCGACCCGTAGCGTCGGGCTGTCATGGCAGACGCTGGAGCAATTGAACCAGGATGAAATGTTCTGGGAGCAACAGGTGCTGTTGTTCCGGGATTTGCGTGTCTTGTGGCAGCAACAAGGCGTTCTGCCAATGCTGCGCAAGCTGCTGGCCACGTTCAAGGTACCGGCCCGTTTGCTTCTGGAGGATCACGGTGAGCGTCGCTTGACCAACCTGCTGCACCTGGCCGAATGGTTGCAGCGCAGTGCTGCCGAACTCGATGGCGAGCATGCGTTGATCCGCCACTTGGCTGAGCAGGTAGAAGGCCAGAGTGAAGAAGAAATTCTGCGTCTTGAAAGCGATTCGGACCTGATCAAAGTGATCACCGTGCACAAGTCCAAAGGGCTGGAGTACCCCTTGGTGCTGCTGCCGTTCGCCTGTAGCGCCAGAGCCATCGATGGTCGAAGCACCACACCCCCCATGTTCCACGACGACAAGGGGTTGGTGATCGAGTTGATCAAGGGAGACTTGGCCAAACCGGCGCAGGAAATTGCCAACGATGAGCGCATGGGCGAAGAGATGCGCCTGCTCTACGTCGCCCTGACCCGAGCGCGTTATGCCACCTGGATCTGTGTGGCGCCTCAGGGCTTCAAGGCTGGCGGTGCATCGACGGAACTGCACAAGGCGGGTTTGGGCTACATGCTGGCGGGTGAGAAATCGATCGCCGCCGTTCAATTGCCTGACATGGTCGCGGCATTGGCCAGCGGCTGCTCAGACATTGCCGTGTGCGCAGCCCCCGTGCCGTCCGACGATGTGCATACGGCGCCCACTCCACCGCAGGTGGGGCCGGCATTGCGCCCGCTGCACAAGCTCGCGGCGAACTGGTGGATCGCCAGTTACTCGGCGTTGTCCATTGCCGACGGTAATGTGTTGATGGGCGCGGAACCGGGTGTCAGCCTTGAGCCGGCGACCGCGCTGGAAGCCAATTTGCAGGAGGAAGGCGAAATAGAGGCCTTGCCTGCAGGGGCCGGGATTCACGGGTTCCCTCGGGGTGCAGGACCGGGCACCTTTCTGCACGGGTTGTTCGAATGGGCCGGCCGCGAAGGTTTCGCCAAGGCGGCTGGAGATCCGATCACCCTGCATAATACCGTTGCCCGACGCTGCAACCTGCGCGATTGGGAAACCTGGATCGAGCCACTGTCCGCCTGGCTGGGCAGCTACCTGAATGCGCCACTGCGGTTCAACGGTACCCAATGCAAGCTCTCGACCCTGAACACCTATCAGGTAGAGATGGAGTTCTGGTTTTCCAGCCGCTCCGTGAACGTTCAGCGTCTTGATGCCCTGGTGCGCCAACATACATTGGGTGGTGCACCGCGCCCTGTGCTGGCGCCCAATGAGTTGAACGGCATGTTCAAAGGCTTCATCGACCTTACGTTTGAACATCAGGGGCGCTACTACGTGGCGGACTACAAATCCAACTGGCTGGGCAGCAACGACCAGGCCTACGACGCCGAAGCGATGATCGAGACGATGCTGGACAAGCGTTACGACCTGCAACTGTGCCTGTACCTGTTGGCCCTGCATCGCCAGCTCAAGCTGCGCCTTGCGGGGTATGACTACGAACAGCACATGGGCGGGGCGGTGTACCTGTTCGTCCGTGGGCACCAGGCGCCCACCCATGGCGTGCATTTCGAAAGGCCGCCACGGCAGTTGATTGAACAGCTTGACCAACTCTTCATGGGGCAACACGCGGAGGCCAGCGCATGAGCCAGACCCTTAAGCAGCTGAGCAACAGCCAGAGCAACGTTGATCACCCGCTGTTGTTCGTTGGCGATGCCGACAGCAGCGAGCTGCTGCATCAACTCGACAATTGGGTGAACCGAGGCTGGTTGCGCGCACTGGATCGCTCATTCGCCACCTTCATACTTGAACAGGATCTTCAGGCCCAGGCCAGTGTGTTGCTGGCCGCCGCAATGACCAGTCATCAACTGGGTCGCGGGCATTCCTGCCTGGATCTGGTCGCTACCCTGCAAGCGCCTGACTTTGTGTTGTCGTTACCTCCTGAAGGGGAGGAGGGCGGTCAATTGCCGTCGCAATGGTTGTTGGGCCTGGATGTCGCGCAATGGCGCCGAGCGTTGTGCTTGAGCACGATGGTGGAGGATCGAGACGAGCCGCAGCGATTCCCGGAGCGGCCGCTGGTGTTGACCGGACAGCGTCTGTACCTGCGTCGTTACTGGAACTATGAGCGCAGCATTGCCCAGGCGCTGAGCGCCCGTTTGAGCGTGGACGTGGTAACACCGGAAAAACTTTCCGGTCGGCTCGACGCCTTGTTCCCTGACACCTTCAAAGTCAACGATGAACGCCACAGCGACTGGCAAAAAATTGCTTGCGCACTGGCGGCGCGAGGCAATTTCAGTGTGATCACTGGCGGTCCGGGCACAGGCAAGACCACCTCGGTAGTGCGTCTGCTGGGGCTGCTGCAAACCCCCGCCGTAGAGGAAGGAAAACCTCTGCGAATTCGTCTCGCCGCACCCACCGGCAAGGCCGCTGCACGCTTGTCAGAATCCATCGGCAAAGCCGTCCGTGAGTTGCCTGTCAGCGCCGCGGTGCAGGAGGCGATCCCGACGGATGTTTCCACATTGCACCGTCTGTTGGGCAGTCGACCGGATTCGCGCAACTTCATTCACCACCGCGATAAACCTCTGGAACTGGATGTGTTGGTGGTCGATGAAGCGTCGATGATTGACCTGGAAATGATGGCTTGCTTGCTCGATGCCTTGCCTCGGCAGGCGCGCTTGATTCTGTTGGGTGACAAGGATCAGCTGGCATCGGTGGATGCAGGCTCCGTGTTGGGCGACCTTTGTCGCAACGCTGAAGCCGGCGGCTATAGTGAGCAAACAGTTGCCTGGCTGGAAGCCCACAGTGGCGAGTCGGTCAGCGCTCCGGGGTTGCAAACGGCAGTCGGTGCTGGCGATCCGCTGGCCCAGCAAACCGTCATGCTGCGCTACTCCCGACGCTTCGACGCCCAGCAGGGCATTGGGCGTCTGGCCAAGCTGGTCAATGAGAAAAACGCCGCCGAAGCACGAAGCCTGCTTGATCAGCAATTACCTCAGCTGTTGAACCTCAAGTTGCGAGGCGAGCATGATGCCGCACTCACCGAGTTGATTATCAACGGCAAAGGTGATGCTCCTGGTTATCGCCATTACCTTGAGCAGCTACGAGACCAGCGTCCTGCGAAAGACACTCCCTGGGATAGTTCCCTCTGGGCCGGTTGGGCTGGCAAAGTATTGGGCGCATTTGATGAGTTCCGTCTGCTCTGTGCGCTGCGTCGCGGGCCTTGGGGTGTCGAGGGACTGAATCAACGAGTGGCCGCCGAACTGCGCCGCTGTGAGTTGTTGTCGGGGGACCAGGGTTGGTACGAAGGGCGACCGGTACTTGTCACCCGCAATGATTACAGCCTGAGCTTGATGAATGGTGACATCGGCATTGCTCTCTGGGTACCGGGTCCCTCTGCAGAACGGGTTCTGCGTGTGGCCTTCCCGCGAAACGATGGCAGCGGCGGCGTACGTTTCGTGATGCCGAGTCGGCTGGTGGAGGTTGAGACCGTTTTCGCCATGACGGTGCACAAGTCCCAGGGGTCGGAGTTCAACCATACGGCTCTGGTATTGCCCGATTCGCTGAACCCTGTGCTGACCAAGGAGCTGTTGTACACCGCCATCACCCGTGCCAAGCATTGGTTCAGCCTGGTTGAAGCCAGTCCGGGCGTATTTGAAGGGGCGGTGAGTCGCAATGTGCAGCGAACCAGTGGGCTGGCGCTGCAACTGCAAGATGAGCTGGCAAAACTTCAACGCACCTGAGTGGGGGCGTTCAGGCATTTGTAGCCTGGATACTGGGCTTCAGCGGTGACCTTTGCCATGGCAGAGGTCACCGCTTGAACCGTGATGGTGAAGTTGGCTTGGGGGCCGGCGGTGGCAACCACACGTTGCATGAAGGCTTTGTAGGTTTTCATGGCGCTGTCCTCGATGGCGATGGGATTACGCTGCTTCACCGTTGCCGCGCTGGCTGGTGATCTTTACCGCTCGACCGAGCGCGAAGAGCACCATGTCGATGTTCACCACGAATCCAGGTTCGGCATCCTGACGCTCTTTGAAGTGCTCGCAGAGCCAGCGTTTGTAGCGTTCGATGCAGGCGACATCCTTGTCCCAGTTGATCTTCTTGCGAATGGTCTTGATCTTGGAAAAGTCTGGGTCGTTGATCTGCTCATAGAGTTCGAAGGCACGAAGCACGTGCTGATCGACAATGGATTCCGAGCGATCAGCCAGGTGCCGACCGAACTGTCTGAATACCTGGCCTGGGCCGTTAGTCAGCGATGTTGGTCTGACATCGGCTGCACCTTTGATGATGTGCGCCACCTTTTGCAGGTCGCCGTTTTTCCAAACCAGGGCGTAGAGCAGCTTTTCCAGAGGAGTTTCCAGTTTGGCGCTGAGGTCCGCATGCAAGCGAAGATCGTTGCCAACCTTAGTCATGAGGGAACTGATGTCGTGGTCCGTCAACTTCAACTGCAATTCTGGGTACTTGTTGCGGTCCATCTGCCATCTTTCCAGCAGGGGATCGGACGTCAGTATCTTTTTCAGGTCGGACACTTTGTCGGCGTTCAGTATCTCGGTGAACGTGGTTTCCACCAGCTTCAGGGCTTCCAGATTATTCAATATCGCGTTCTCTCGTGGGGTCTGATACAGAGCTTG
It encodes:
- the recC gene encoding exodeoxyribonuclease V subunit gamma, which gives rise to MQDADSLKPGFMIIHGNRLDDLRELAVSWMQRYPLAPLENEVVLVHSNGIAQWLKLALAEDPDNGGCGIAAALDVQLPARFLWQAYRSALGAETTPESSPLDKTALSWRLMRLLPQLLNKTHFSSLQRFLQDDDDQRKRHQLSERLADLFDQYQVYRADWLEDWAAGRDQLKHIKGGVKPLDPDNLWQAELWREVLADVGAGALEQSRAGVHKRFVARLREAGQPPNGLPRRVVVFGISSMPAQVLEALAILSRYSQVLLCVHNPCRHHWGDIVADKDLLGHAYRRQPNRSASMVASQHGQPLLAAWGKQGRDYINLLDHYDEPASYQHLFEGLNGGRIDLFNDEPPSSLLGQLQSDILELRPLAETREVWAPVDVAQDRSVRFHVVHSAQREVEVLHDQLLARFSTHPGLSPRDVIVMVPDINAYAPHIEAVFGQVPRHDPRFLPFTLADQGQRGRKPLLIALEHLLKLPHSRFAVSDILDLLDVPALRARFGIKEADVPILQRWIDGAGVRWGLDAQQRESLDMPAGLEQNTWRFGMRRMLLGYAAGQGPELNGIEPYDEVSGLEAALAGPLLTLLDHLEVAREDLKQPATPVLWVERLQSLLKVFFRPVGDGEELLVNQLLKLLDDWLRTCESAQFDEPLPLCVMHETWLAGIEEGGLSQRFLAGAVNFCTLMPMRAIPFKVVCLLGMNDGDYPRQQPPVDFDLMRNDYRPGDRSRREDDRYLLLEALLSAREQLYVSWVGRNIRDNSERVPSVLIGQLRDHLASGWRLAQPDATPDALLHALTQEHPLQPFSPAYFANQPGPDGLFTYSHEWREVHDSQAGQPSAGLLPALAQDTPLTLRQLAGFVRDPVGAFFQQRLKVNFDNDELTSRDDETFQLDGLENWQHQDRLSQALKRWVEEDYRPENAVAELDRHVQRLQREGKLPLGGFGTLSASALAEPLPDMLERYHAQLQAWPEIEDGQTAATIAACEPAPGLNDWLGGIRRNAQGQRAYLQLDSKKLCNDDSWRWHNLVRPWVRHLALQLSGSGCATILVSLNGDVLFRKMSVQEAQAQLQSLLDAWVAGMREPLPVACKSAFAWHEEVGGDGKDKDSALDKARETFEGGYKRKGEAENSFALRRAYADFDQLCASGDFVTWSKRLYGGLFNHLFSSRAGSDQ
- the recB gene encoding exodeoxyribonuclease V subunit beta, whose protein sequence is MSPVNLNPLDFPLHGSRLIEASAGTGKTFTIALLYVRLVLGHGGENAFKAALTPPQILVVTFTDAATQELRDRIRARLTEAAQCFLEPDRKHDKLLQRLRDEYPAEQWPDCARRLQLAGEWMDEAAVSTIHGWCYRMLREHAFDSGSLFTQTLETDQSELLAEVVRDYWRRRFYALPVEQARAISDCFKSPQELGDALGSLLTRRDATYQYKAQPLEAPGSLQALLQEPGEWYGSVGELERNARQLWLEHQDELEDLLRSMRPHMSGNVYRKIKQDDVFNGLLNKLAQWSKGQPAPHNVHAFGQTGITLNGNAVVHEHPAFKAIDLWVEQRDAKVDIRAQLLLHALHEVRERFDEEKLLRAEIGFDDLLNRLDQALQGPSGPRLAETIRQQYPVALIDEFQDTDPVQYRIFETIYRIPDNLDDCGLFMIGDPKQAIYSFRGADIFTYLQAREATAGRHYTLGTNYRSTRAMVDAANHCFHYAEIQPRGAFRFATQDHGNPVPFNAVQANGRDDVLQIKGTDQPALTFWQLETEGVVNNATYLRKAAEASASAIQAWLDPAATERSGLRNDEGELVALRPADIAILVRNRKEAEAIRKALAHRQLASVYLSDRDSVFESEEAKDLLYILRACAQPTSDRLVRAAMATRSVGLSWQTLEQLNQDEMFWEQQVLLFRDLRVLWQQQGVLPMLRKLLATFKVPARLLLEDHGERRLTNLLHLAEWLQRSAAELDGEHALIRHLAEQVEGQSEEEILRLESDSDLIKVITVHKSKGLEYPLVLLPFACSARAIDGRSTTPPMFHDDKGLVIELIKGDLAKPAQEIANDERMGEEMRLLYVALTRARYATWICVAPQGFKAGGASTELHKAGLGYMLAGEKSIAAVQLPDMVAALASGCSDIAVCAAPVPSDDVHTAPTPPQVGPALRPLHKLAANWWIASYSALSIADGNVLMGAEPGVSLEPATALEANLQEEGEIEALPAGAGIHGFPRGAGPGTFLHGLFEWAGREGFAKAAGDPITLHNTVARRCNLRDWETWIEPLSAWLGSYLNAPLRFNGTQCKLSTLNTYQVEMEFWFSSRSVNVQRLDALVRQHTLGGAPRPVLAPNELNGMFKGFIDLTFEHQGRYYVADYKSNWLGSNDQAYDAEAMIETMLDKRYDLQLCLYLLALHRQLKLRLAGYDYEQHMGGAVYLFVRGHQAPTHGVHFERPPRQLIEQLDQLFMGQHAEASA
- the recD gene encoding exodeoxyribonuclease V subunit alpha, producing the protein MSQTLKQLSNSQSNVDHPLLFVGDADSSELLHQLDNWVNRGWLRALDRSFATFILEQDLQAQASVLLAAAMTSHQLGRGHSCLDLVATLQAPDFVLSLPPEGEEGGQLPSQWLLGLDVAQWRRALCLSTMVEDRDEPQRFPERPLVLTGQRLYLRRYWNYERSIAQALSARLSVDVVTPEKLSGRLDALFPDTFKVNDERHSDWQKIACALAARGNFSVITGGPGTGKTTSVVRLLGLLQTPAVEEGKPLRIRLAAPTGKAAARLSESIGKAVRELPVSAAVQEAIPTDVSTLHRLLGSRPDSRNFIHHRDKPLELDVLVVDEASMIDLEMMACLLDALPRQARLILLGDKDQLASVDAGSVLGDLCRNAEAGGYSEQTVAWLEAHSGESVSAPGLQTAVGAGDPLAQQTVMLRYSRRFDAQQGIGRLAKLVNEKNAAEARSLLDQQLPQLLNLKLRGEHDAALTELIINGKGDAPGYRHYLEQLRDQRPAKDTPWDSSLWAGWAGKVLGAFDEFRLLCALRRGPWGVEGLNQRVAAELRRCELLSGDQGWYEGRPVLVTRNDYSLSLMNGDIGIALWVPGPSAERVLRVAFPRNDGSGGVRFVMPSRLVEVETVFAMTVHKSQGSEFNHTALVLPDSLNPVLTKELLYTAITRAKHWFSLVEASPGVFEGAVSRNVQRTSGLALQLQDELAKLQRT